In the genome of Carya illinoinensis cultivar Pawnee chromosome 13, C.illinoinensisPawnee_v1, whole genome shotgun sequence, the window ttaaaattgattaatgctctttcattattttttcatcattccaTGAAGTGACATTAGataattagattatttattatgtttcatttataaatttattatctaataccacatcatgagatgatgagtagaTGTTTTCTATAAAATTATTACTAAATCTAGAAATTTTGAATCCAAAAACTATCAATTCGTTGACGCCTTGTTTGGACATTATAAGAATtctcataaattttaaaattatcaaaatttatacaaatttaaTTCTCAAAGCTCACTTAAATGCagaatattctttaattttaaaattttaattttttatttaatcattatttaaatgtaaaaatcAACGTAATTTTTACaaagtttaaaagaaaattaatattaaaaataatattcaaataatttttaagatttttattcaATTGTTTTTATCACATCTTCTAAgatctaataaaacatcttcattcaaactatttcattattatttataaaattttgagatattcCAAATATCTCAAAATGTCTTAAGTCTCTTGAGATAGCATCTAAAGACcatcaaaataattacaagaaaaatactttatcTATGAAAATCTatgaaagaattttataaaaatatatttataaattaatatgatttaatgtaatatatattataaaattagttttattataaaataaatataccgtatatataaaaatacactactttataattttacttttataaaatcgcTTAATATCCGATCACAAACACAGTCAATTCTatctatttatttcaaatttgggTCAAATTGCGTGTGCTTTCGTTGagttaaaaagacaaaaaaggaCAACAAAAGCAAAGAGGAGACCGACTCTAGGAGAGGGAAAGACTCGTGTATTATTTATTGCCATCCTCCAAATCATATATCGATTCAATTCGATTCGTGAAAATTAGGgtttgtggagagagagagaagagaaaagccTGCGAAGATGATAGAGGTGGTGCTCAACGATCGCCTTGGCAAGAAGGTTCGTGTTAAGTGCAACGAAGACGATACCATCGgtgacctcaagaagctcgtcGCCGCTCAGACGGGCACCCGTGCCGACAAGATCCGTATACAGAAGTGGTATAACATCTACAAGGACCACATCACCCTTAAGGACTACGAGATCCACGACGGCATGGGCCTCGAGCTCTACTACAATTGACCTCCAATCCCTCATCCACTCTTGgtattatctctctctctctctctctctctctctctctctctctctctcaatcgaggaaaaaatattcacatcttttctcatttcttttgtgtgttggc includes:
- the LOC122291966 gene encoding ubiquitin-like protein 5 — protein: MIEVVLNDRLGKKVRVKCNEDDTIGDLKKLVAAQTGTRADKIRIQKWYNIYKDHITLKDYEIHDGMGLELYYN